A DNA window from Nitrospira sp. contains the following coding sequences:
- a CDS encoding L-allo-threonine aldolase (MaGe:77310630), which translates to MIDLRSDTVTQPTDAMRKAMARAEVGDDVYGEDPTVNRLQEMAAALLGKRAALFVPSGTMGNQLAIRAHTQPGQEVIVESKAHIVRYEQGAAGALAGVQLHWVAGERGIMTAEQVGAAIRPKDPHSIQTGLICIENTHNSGGGTIYSLSTIEKIRAIATKHKIPMHLDGARLFNAVAATTLPATTYAQHFETVSFCLSKGLGAPAGSLLVSSDIQLIERARRFRRMYGGGMRQSGILAAAGIHALEHHVTRLKHDHDHAKKLARALQQIPAVRIAPQHVETNIVIFDIPDPRRTPADLVAQLKDHGLLIHAIGDRSFRAVTHLNISAKQIDEAADIFAQVLN; encoded by the coding sequence ATGATCGATCTCCGCAGCGATACCGTGACGCAGCCCACCGATGCCATGCGCAAAGCGATGGCGCGCGCCGAAGTGGGAGACGACGTCTACGGAGAGGACCCGACCGTCAATCGACTGCAAGAGATGGCCGCCGCCTTGCTGGGCAAACGCGCCGCCTTGTTTGTGCCCTCCGGCACCATGGGGAACCAGTTGGCGATCCGCGCGCATACGCAACCGGGGCAAGAAGTGATCGTCGAAAGCAAGGCGCACATCGTGCGGTATGAACAGGGCGCCGCTGGCGCCCTCGCGGGCGTGCAACTGCACTGGGTCGCCGGTGAACGCGGGATTATGACAGCGGAACAAGTCGGCGCGGCGATCAGGCCCAAAGATCCGCACAGCATTCAGACCGGACTGATCTGCATCGAAAACACCCACAACAGTGGTGGAGGCACTATCTATTCGCTATCCACCATCGAGAAGATTCGCGCCATCGCTACAAAACATAAAATTCCCATGCATCTCGACGGCGCCCGGCTGTTCAACGCCGTCGCGGCGACCACCTTGCCAGCCACCACCTATGCGCAGCATTTTGAAACGGTCTCCTTCTGCCTCTCGAAAGGCCTCGGCGCGCCGGCCGGCTCCCTGCTGGTGTCCAGCGACATCCAGTTGATTGAACGCGCGCGGCGGTTTCGCCGCATGTACGGCGGGGGCATGCGCCAATCCGGCATCCTCGCGGCCGCTGGCATTCATGCGCTCGAACACCATGTAACCCGTCTCAAGCACGACCACGATCATGCGAAGAAACTGGCGCGAGCGCTGCAACAGATTCCGGCGGTGCGCATCGCGCCGCAACATGTCGAGACCAACATTGTGATCTTCGACATCCCCGACCCGCGCCGGACGCCGGCCGATCTCGTCGCGCAACTCAAAGACCACGGCTTGCTCATCCACGCGATCGGCGACCGCAGCTTTCGCGCCGTCACGCATTTGAATATCTCGGCCAAACAGATCGACGAGGCCGCCGACATCTTTGCCCAGGTCCTCAACTGA
- a CDS encoding MFS transporter (MaGe:77310631) — protein MGHCLRHKSEDAVSHLLFLKWVKVEPEERVPLCWSFVYFFCLLCGYYMLRPVRDEMAIEGGVQHLPWMMTGTFLTLLIATPLFGFLSARLPRARLMLSVYAFFISHLLLFFMAMTAQWHPEWIARAFFIWLSVFNLFVVSVFWSFMADVFSPAQGARLFGVIAAGGSAGAMVGPVMTTGVTYAFSIPVLMLVSAAWLALCGLCIARLDQWAAAHSSHGRTVSRVPLGGSMWAGIRAVAASPYLLGICAYLFLLTMSATVLYMEQTALVGREIPSPETRTRLFAGLDLTVNVLTFIMQVWVTNRLVLRFGLGAALMVLPVVTAVGFAAIVMNPVLAVFLSLTVARRVGEYAIAKPAREVLFTVLPREDKYKAKNFIDTAVSRGGDASTGWLVSGAKALGATTGIMAAALVPVMMLWGWIGWRLGREEAALQRSDRTQRIKFLL, from the coding sequence GTGGGGCACTGTCTGCGGCACAAATCGGAGGACGCGGTGTCGCATCTGTTGTTCTTGAAATGGGTCAAGGTCGAGCCGGAGGAGCGAGTGCCGCTGTGCTGGTCGTTCGTCTATTTCTTTTGCTTGCTGTGCGGCTACTACATGCTGCGTCCGGTGCGCGATGAAATGGCTATTGAAGGCGGCGTGCAACATTTGCCTTGGATGATGACCGGGACGTTTCTGACGCTCCTCATTGCCACGCCGCTCTTTGGGTTCTTGTCGGCGCGGCTCCCGCGCGCGCGGTTGATGCTGTCGGTGTATGCCTTTTTCATCAGTCATCTGCTGCTATTTTTTATGGCGATGACGGCTCAGTGGCATCCGGAATGGATTGCCCGGGCATTCTTTATCTGGCTCTCGGTGTTCAATCTGTTTGTGGTGTCCGTGTTCTGGAGTTTCATGGCCGACGTGTTTTCTCCGGCGCAGGGCGCGCGGCTGTTCGGCGTGATTGCCGCGGGCGGGAGCGCCGGCGCGATGGTGGGGCCGGTGATGACAACGGGAGTGACCTACGCGTTTTCCATTCCGGTATTGATGCTGGTCTCGGCGGCGTGGCTTGCGCTATGCGGGCTCTGTATCGCTCGCTTGGACCAATGGGCGGCGGCTCATTCGTCCCATGGACGCACAGTGAGTCGCGTGCCGTTGGGCGGCAGTATGTGGGCGGGCATTCGCGCGGTGGCGGCCTCCCCCTATCTCTTGGGTATTTGCGCCTATCTCTTTCTGCTCACAATGTCGGCGACGGTGCTGTATATGGAGCAGACGGCTTTGGTCGGGCGTGAAATCCCCTCGCCTGAAACACGCACGCGCCTCTTTGCCGGGCTGGATCTGACCGTGAATGTCCTGACGTTTATCATGCAGGTATGGGTGACGAATCGATTGGTGTTGCGGTTCGGATTAGGTGCCGCTTTGATGGTACTTCCGGTCGTTACGGCCGTCGGCTTTGCCGCAATCGTCATGAATCCGGTATTGGCCGTGTTCCTTTCCCTCACAGTGGCGCGGCGGGTTGGAGAATATGCCATTGCCAAGCCGGCTCGTGAGGTGCTCTTTACGGTGTTGCCCCGAGAGGATAAGTACAAGGCGAAGAATTTCATCGATACGGCCGTCTCGCGCGGTGGCGATGCTTCGACCGGCTGGTTGGTGTCCGGTGCGAAAGCGCTGGGGGCGACGACCGGGATCATGGCTGCGGCGCTGGTGCCGGTGATGATGTTGTGGGGCTGGATCGGGTGGAGGTTGGGGCGAGAGGAGGCTGCGTTGCAGCGCAGCGATCGTACTCAAAGAATAAAGTTCTTACTTTGA
- a CDS encoding membrane protein of unknown function (Evidence 5 : Unknown function; MaGe:77310632), with the protein MVKVRVFSCLAAGLKALRPNLFSSFIFVLLVSAVSTIPIFIDRMQGLKYPTLPISPWGFFNALIGWTAQTLIMVGVGQVVWRGFKNEPTEFVHLFPGKKVRPQIIYWSISLTVIMFGVLMGSALLTQSGSKSGRFIPLPMLPLLFYFLAFIPLMIVDRQLTMWMAITQGLSSIKVNFFTVLKLTLTAEAVLLIFFALLGNVSEGLIQDTFSMPESVVIDEVFWLFCETAMWVINSAMMAVAYVEIHGLSAGKHHRSENQIVEGG; encoded by the coding sequence ATGGTAAAAGTTAGAGTATTTTCTTGTCTCGCCGCAGGTCTCAAAGCACTGCGGCCCAATCTATTCTCGTCTTTTATCTTCGTCTTGCTTGTTTCAGCCGTAAGCACAATTCCAATCTTTATCGATCGTATGCAAGGATTGAAATACCCGACCCTTCCCATTTCTCCCTGGGGATTCTTCAATGCTCTCATTGGCTGGACTGCACAAACACTTATTATGGTTGGTGTAGGTCAGGTTGTGTGGCGGGGTTTCAAGAATGAGCCGACTGAGTTTGTTCACTTGTTCCCGGGCAAGAAGGTGCGCCCACAGATAATTTATTGGTCAATTTCTCTCACCGTTATCATGTTCGGAGTCCTGATGGGATCAGCGCTCTTGACGCAGTCAGGTTCTAAGTCTGGTCGCTTTATTCCACTGCCCATGCTGCCTCTCCTCTTTTATTTCCTTGCTTTTATTCCTCTCATGATTGTCGATCGCCAGCTCACAATGTGGATGGCAATAACGCAGGGGCTTTCCTCTATTAAGGTTAACTTCTTTACAGTGTTGAAACTGACGTTAACCGCAGAGGCAGTTTTACTGATCTTTTTTGCATTGTTAGGGAATGTGTCAGAAGGACTCATCCAGGATACATTCTCGATGCCGGAATCAGTCGTTATTGATGAGGTATTCTGGCTTTTCTGCGAGACGGCTATGTGGGTAATCAATAGCGCCATGATGGCCGTTGCGTACGTCGAGATCCACGGTTTGTCTGCAGGGAAACACCATAGGTCAGAAAATCAGATTGTTGAGGGAGGCTGA
- a CDS encoding hypothetical protein (Evidence 5 : Unknown function; MaGe:77310634) produces the protein MEVVDEGRAERQRLVAEGFDKLSRWQVTEVSSRGMTPLIGLELFGISWSWVLHSASSWRTGCRFKMAKPCSDALYCFWYSGYFRCELDGRFPYKQVAAWAAHIHEI, from the coding sequence GTGGAAGTGGTGGACGAAGGACGAGCTGAAAGGCAGCGGCTCGTTGCGGAGGGATTCGACAAGCTGTCTCGGTGGCAGGTCACAGAGGTCTCCTCCCGGGGAATGACTCCTCTAATAGGACTGGAACTATTCGGCATTTCGTGGTCGTGGGTGCTTCATTCAGCAAGCTCTTGGAGGACCGGCTGCCGTTTCAAAATGGCGAAGCCATGCTCAGACGCATTGTATTGCTTTTGGTATAGTGGCTACTTTCGGTGCGAATTAGATGGCCGGTTTCCCTACAAACAGGTGGCTGCTTGGGCTGCACATATCCATGAAATCTAA
- a CDS encoding Gamma-glutamyl phosphate reductase (MaGe:77310635): MPEVPVKMYIDKLLKSCRDVQRPLALLAGPVKDRALRAMADRLQADEEQIFAANQLDVDAVGKTLLGEGLRGERVKEAVARVRMLPEDVKELAERLRLIADLPDPVGAVTRRWERPDGLQVSRVRVPLGVVGVISELKPLITVESLALCLKSGNVCVFRPAFEWSRTHQAIESRMREEAERAGIPVGAWLLVDRPEKEVALEIMRAGKSVDAIVPRGGLGLRKTMHEQAKMPILCYDYGISHAYVDADVDIPIAQNVVINSKIQHAASANSIDTLLVQQSMARPFLAALIRRLLEEYKIQVIGCPKTVALMGQMAMTGHEAVTPATEEDWHRQFQAPILAIKMVADLDEALAHIAGHGPCLTAVIATSDYNAALRFSREVDATAVMVNASTRLNSGDGYGLGPDIGLSLSRVQARGPIGLEQLTTEKYVAFGGGQLRHPHPVPETYEDAIMLKRA, translated from the coding sequence ATGCCGGAAGTTCCCGTTAAGATGTACATCGATAAGTTGTTGAAATCATGCCGCGATGTGCAGCGTCCATTGGCGTTGCTTGCGGGACCTGTGAAGGATCGCGCCTTGCGCGCGATGGCGGATCGGTTGCAGGCGGATGAGGAACAGATTTTTGCCGCGAACCAGTTGGATGTCGATGCGGTGGGGAAGACGTTGCTTGGGGAAGGGTTGCGGGGAGAGCGAGTGAAGGAAGCGGTCGCGCGCGTGCGGATGCTGCCCGAGGATGTGAAGGAGCTGGCCGAGCGCCTTCGGCTCATCGCGGACTTGCCCGATCCAGTCGGTGCGGTGACGAGGCGATGGGAGCGTCCGGATGGGTTGCAAGTCAGCCGGGTTCGTGTGCCTCTCGGAGTGGTCGGCGTGATTTCAGAGTTGAAACCGTTAATCACCGTGGAGTCTTTGGCGCTCTGCCTCAAGTCGGGGAATGTTTGCGTCTTTCGTCCGGCGTTCGAGTGGAGCCGGACACATCAGGCCATTGAGTCGCGCATGCGCGAAGAGGCGGAGCGTGCGGGGATTCCCGTGGGCGCCTGGCTGTTGGTCGACCGGCCCGAGAAGGAAGTGGCGCTGGAAATCATGCGCGCCGGGAAGAGTGTGGATGCGATTGTGCCGCGCGGCGGCCTCGGCCTTCGCAAAACGATGCACGAGCAAGCCAAGATGCCGATCCTCTGTTACGACTACGGAATCAGCCACGCCTACGTCGATGCCGATGTGGATATTCCGATTGCGCAGAATGTGGTCATCAATTCAAAAATTCAGCATGCGGCGTCCGCCAATTCCATCGACACGCTGCTGGTGCAGCAGTCGATGGCGCGCCCGTTTCTGGCCGCGCTCATCCGCCGCTTGCTGGAGGAATATAAGATTCAGGTGATTGGCTGCCCGAAAACCGTGGCACTGATGGGGCAAATGGCGATGACCGGGCATGAAGCGGTCACCCCGGCAACGGAGGAAGACTGGCATCGGCAATTCCAAGCGCCGATCCTGGCGATCAAGATGGTGGCGGATCTCGACGAAGCGTTGGCGCACATTGCCGGCCATGGGCCTTGCTTGACGGCGGTGATTGCCACGTCCGATTACAACGCCGCGCTGCGCTTTTCGCGCGAGGTGGATGCGACTGCCGTGATGGTCAATGCGTCCACGCGGCTCAACTCTGGCGACGGGTATGGGCTGGGGCCGGACATTGGACTCAGTCTGTCTCGGGTGCAGGCGAGGGGGCCGATTGGCCTCGAACAGCTGACGACCGAAAAATATGTGGCGTTCGGTGGCGGACAATTGCGTCATCCGCATCCGGTGCCGGAGACGTATGAAGACGCGATTATGCTGAAGCGCGCCTGA
- a CDS encoding Methyltransferase domain-containing protein (MaGe:77310636), which produces MPTDSLHDSLHAHLAHWGLRSFSSDADYFAWQRAALSAADLHQLAAQAERKRSGARQDEIAFYDLTAQPQILPVLYSQRYEYFMEIGSRVAPRIAPAETVLDFGCGVGILTTFYARQYPETQFVGVDRSPGSIAVAQSQAGALGLSNVRFECCDVEADSLAGTYDAVIATHALVQVEQDSGIPSRDWTTFARAQDLEEQTTFERRTGIDVRLDRLDAVLNPGGRMMLFEKTRQLARRVPFQRALARRGWQLVERPEPIRYRLVEEVADDGPFYVMEKGRLLPLAWDEAPESDEGLPFDRAMLQATPSDPQDPERPLYENHWPSAQRVWESLANRLIEQEETRRESDGRQLHVELGSVEGAVYLYCANTFDQRQLILVERRRKGLLDSYYREIFSS; this is translated from the coding sequence ATGCCGACCGATTCTTTGCACGATTCCCTTCATGCCCATTTAGCCCATTGGGGCCTGCGGTCGTTTTCGTCCGATGCGGACTATTTCGCTTGGCAGCGGGCGGCGCTGTCGGCGGCGGATCTGCATCAGCTGGCCGCGCAAGCGGAGCGGAAACGAAGCGGCGCTCGCCAGGATGAAATCGCTTTCTACGATTTGACGGCTCAACCTCAGATTCTTCCTGTCCTGTACAGCCAGCGCTATGAATACTTCATGGAAATCGGGAGCCGAGTGGCGCCTCGAATCGCTCCGGCTGAGACGGTGCTGGATTTTGGATGCGGGGTGGGGATTCTCACGACGTTCTATGCGCGGCAATATCCGGAGACGCAGTTTGTGGGAGTCGATCGATCTCCAGGATCGATTGCCGTGGCGCAATCGCAAGCCGGGGCGTTGGGATTGAGTAATGTTCGTTTCGAATGTTGTGACGTTGAAGCCGATTCTCTTGCCGGGACGTATGACGCGGTGATCGCGACCCATGCGCTTGTCCAAGTCGAGCAGGATTCAGGGATCCCGAGTCGAGACTGGACGACGTTCGCGCGCGCGCAGGATCTGGAAGAGCAGACCACCTTTGAGCGGCGGACCGGTATCGATGTGCGGTTGGACCGGCTGGACGCGGTCCTCAATCCGGGTGGACGCATGATGCTTTTCGAGAAGACTCGCCAGCTTGCCCGGCGGGTGCCGTTTCAGCGGGCGCTGGCGCGGCGGGGGTGGCAATTGGTTGAGAGGCCGGAGCCGATCCGGTATCGCCTTGTTGAGGAAGTGGCCGATGACGGGCCCTTCTATGTGATGGAGAAGGGGCGTTTGCTTCCGCTTGCGTGGGATGAAGCGCCGGAGTCGGATGAAGGGTTGCCATTTGACCGGGCGATGCTTCAAGCAACGCCATCTGATCCGCAAGATCCAGAGAGGCCGCTGTACGAAAATCATTGGCCGTCGGCGCAACGGGTGTGGGAGTCGCTTGCGAATCGCCTGATTGAGCAGGAAGAGACGCGCCGGGAGTCCGACGGCCGGCAGCTGCACGTCGAACTCGGGTCGGTCGAAGGCGCGGTCTATCTCTACTGCGCGAACACCTTCGATCAGCGGCAGCTCATTCTGGTCGAGAGGCGCCGGAAGGGACTGCTGGACTCATACTATCGAGAGATTTTTTCTTCGTGA
- a CDS encoding hypothetical protein (Evidence 4 : Unknown function but conserved in other organisms; MaGe:77310637), with the protein MEPSEVEPSPHEDLIRKLHERPQIPLTEWLRVPAHVHYKAFRMADPPTQRPASREEFRRLVESFHMAPNHTVLRETFGYGVKVAANGDRLIVVWQAHTEYYSYQLWHLPGALGAQLGFGPLTFPGYLFPITPLGTEVCRLDIVVRAEAIPTRDDLRQMLPGPVVYGSRMFDDETTVVTSFTHDEHERERYFVSVGSPRISVSHLKDIVDALVRIETYYHLLLMQKPLFSTAIDSVYTFEHVHLKQREIIAGHISHADAPTLQRWLNSLTQDLLKTNRLAGKLHFELSAAVPYDKIVHTTLASMVERPYAPYRPLSDYVLSGVTGVAEGYQQLLKRIETLSNGYEGLISIIRTRVDLMLESQNLALLMSVDKTTKNQVILQHTVEGLSVIVIAYYLSGLAGYVFKGLHEMGWLHNANIASAIFVPIAIGLAFLITTLSRKYLHKKLVAEKPQA; encoded by the coding sequence ATGGAACCGTCGGAAGTTGAGCCGTCACCGCACGAAGATCTCATTCGCAAATTACATGAGCGTCCGCAGATTCCGCTGACGGAATGGCTGCGGGTACCGGCCCATGTGCATTATAAGGCGTTTCGGATGGCCGATCCGCCGACGCAGCGCCCGGCCAGCCGGGAAGAGTTTCGCCGCTTGGTGGAATCCTTTCACATGGCGCCGAACCATACGGTGCTGCGCGAGACCTTTGGGTATGGGGTAAAGGTGGCGGCAAACGGCGATCGCTTGATCGTCGTCTGGCAGGCGCATACGGAATATTACAGCTATCAATTGTGGCATCTGCCGGGCGCGCTGGGCGCGCAACTCGGGTTTGGGCCGTTGACGTTTCCAGGTTATCTATTTCCGATCACTCCGCTGGGAACCGAGGTCTGCCGGTTGGATATTGTGGTGCGCGCCGAGGCGATTCCGACGCGCGACGATCTTCGTCAAATGCTGCCAGGCCCAGTGGTCTACGGGAGCCGGATGTTCGACGATGAGACGACGGTGGTGACCAGTTTCACTCACGATGAGCATGAACGCGAGCGGTATTTCGTCAGTGTCGGTTCGCCGCGCATCTCGGTCTCGCATCTTAAGGACATCGTGGACGCGCTGGTCCGGATCGAGACGTATTATCACTTGCTGCTCATGCAAAAGCCGCTCTTCTCGACCGCCATCGATTCGGTCTACACGTTCGAGCATGTCCATTTGAAGCAGCGCGAGATCATTGCCGGCCATATCAGCCATGCCGATGCGCCGACGCTGCAACGGTGGTTGAATAGTTTGACGCAAGATTTGTTGAAAACGAACCGGCTGGCCGGGAAGCTGCACTTCGAATTATCGGCGGCGGTGCCGTACGATAAAATTGTGCATACCACGCTGGCGTCCATGGTTGAGCGGCCCTATGCCCCTTACCGACCGCTTTCCGACTATGTCTTGAGCGGTGTGACCGGCGTGGCGGAGGGCTATCAGCAGTTGTTGAAGCGGATCGAGACGCTGAGTAATGGCTATGAGGGGCTGATCTCCATCATTCGGACCCGTGTCGATCTGATGCTGGAATCCCAGAATCTGGCGTTGCTCATGAGCGTCGATAAGACAACGAAGAATCAGGTGATCCTGCAGCATACGGTCGAAGGGCTGTCTGTGATCGTGATCGCGTATTATCTCAGCGGGCTGGCTGGATATGTGTTCAAGGGGCTCCATGAAATGGGCTGGCTGCATAATGCGAATATCGCGTCTGCGATTTTTGTCCCTATTGCCATTGGGCTGGCGTTCCTCATCACAACATTGAGCCGGAAGTATCTTCACAAGAAGTTGGTGGCCGAGAAACCTCAGGCCTAG
- a CDS encoding SAM-dependent methyltransferase (MaGe:77310638), translating to MTSRWGLPQHDYWSTPFAESLLRHLDLFPGATVLDVAGGQGIPAFYVAERVGASGQVVSIDVSAGQVARARSIQGAHLPWLQFACADMRALSDDFPAYDRITGNLSVMFFRPNRFDAIQGLVKHLNPGGQMVLTFPSLGTFDSLWRRVDQEMATLGLLTERRRLEAYIAERPSAEEGRGWLSRAGLHRIDVAEYPLEIATGWGQELLRHPLLRGGFLDDVFECFDDQVLAGRVMTRVSEDLDGVLPLIAQRCVLAGWKPIAGI from the coding sequence GTGACATCTCGTTGGGGCCTTCCTCAGCACGACTATTGGTCTACGCCGTTTGCTGAGTCATTGCTTCGCCATCTCGATCTGTTTCCCGGCGCCACGGTGCTCGATGTGGCGGGTGGGCAGGGCATTCCTGCGTTCTACGTGGCTGAGCGAGTTGGCGCGAGCGGACAGGTGGTGAGCATCGATGTGAGCGCCGGCCAGGTGGCGCGAGCGCGATCTATTCAGGGTGCTCATCTTCCCTGGCTGCAATTTGCATGTGCCGACATGCGCGCCTTGTCGGATGATTTTCCCGCCTACGATCGCATCACTGGCAATCTGTCGGTGATGTTCTTTCGTCCGAACCGCTTCGACGCTATTCAGGGATTGGTGAAGCATTTGAATCCAGGCGGCCAGATGGTGCTGACCTTTCCATCCCTGGGTACGTTCGATTCCCTATGGCGCCGGGTCGATCAGGAGATGGCGACGCTGGGACTGCTCACGGAACGGCGGCGTCTCGAAGCCTATATCGCCGAGCGGCCGTCTGCGGAGGAGGGGCGGGGATGGCTGAGTCGCGCTGGGCTTCATCGCATAGACGTGGCCGAATATCCTTTGGAAATCGCGACAGGATGGGGGCAGGAATTATTGCGCCATCCGCTGCTGCGCGGCGGATTTCTCGATGATGTGTTTGAATGTTTTGACGATCAGGTATTGGCTGGGCGTGTCATGACGCGGGTCTCTGAAGATCTCGATGGGGTGCTTCCATTGATCGCACAACGGTGTGTGCTGGCCGGCTGGAAGCCGATCGCTGGGATATGA
- a CDS encoding Putative RNA-binding protein RbpA (Evidence 3 : Putative function from multiple computational evidences; MaGe:77310639), which yields MGSKLYVGGLPYAATESQLTTLFAAHGTVESARVITDKFTGQSRGFGFVEMSTPEEAKTAITALNGSQMDGRPLTVNEAKPQEPRTGGGGGGGRFGGGEKRGRF from the coding sequence ATGGGTTCAAAATTGTATGTCGGCGGGTTGCCCTATGCAGCAACTGAATCGCAACTCACCACCTTGTTCGCCGCGCACGGCACAGTCGAATCTGCGCGCGTGATCACGGACAAGTTTACGGGACAATCGCGCGGCTTCGGCTTCGTTGAAATGTCCACCCCAGAAGAAGCCAAGACAGCCATTACGGCATTGAACGGCTCCCAGATGGATGGACGCCCGTTGACCGTGAATGAAGCCAAGCCACAAGAACCGCGCACAGGCGGCGGCGGTGGCGGCGGTCGTTTCGGCGGCGGAGAGAAGCGCGGCCGGTTCTAG
- a CDS encoding Stearoyl-CoA 9-desaturase (MaGe:77310640): MATDISSLRLARRYHVGWTVVLFLSIVVGALLAIPIYAYYYDYSWLDWTLFGVLYMVSGLGITVGYHRLMSHRSFECPNWVKGALLIAGAWALQNSAIKWTADHLRHHAQCDQEGDPYNAKLGFWHSHCGWLFAERKYDDVQYASRVAQDPVAIWQHKYYAHIVLAGLALPFVIGFIADGWIGGIGCFLLAGVGRTFAVLNSTFCINSICHIWGSQPHGTKDSSRDSWFVSLITFGEGYHNYHHMYPSDYRNGPRWYDFDPSKWLIYGLYRLGLASGLRTASAAAGNNLSR; the protein is encoded by the coding sequence ATGGCGACGGACATATCCTCACTGCGCTTAGCCCGCCGATACCATGTCGGCTGGACGGTTGTCCTTTTTCTTTCCATCGTCGTGGGCGCACTGCTCGCGATCCCAATCTACGCCTATTACTATGATTACTCCTGGCTCGACTGGACGTTATTCGGCGTCTTATACATGGTCAGCGGACTGGGAATTACTGTGGGCTATCACCGCCTGATGTCGCACCGCAGCTTCGAGTGTCCCAACTGGGTCAAAGGCGCGCTGCTGATCGCGGGAGCCTGGGCGCTGCAAAACAGCGCCATCAAGTGGACCGCCGACCACCTGCGCCACCACGCCCAATGCGACCAGGAAGGCGATCCCTATAATGCAAAACTCGGGTTCTGGCATAGCCACTGCGGCTGGCTCTTCGCGGAACGAAAGTACGACGATGTGCAGTACGCCTCCCGCGTGGCGCAAGATCCGGTGGCCATCTGGCAGCATAAATACTATGCCCACATCGTCCTAGCCGGCTTGGCGCTGCCCTTTGTAATCGGCTTCATCGCGGATGGATGGATCGGCGGCATTGGATGCTTTCTGCTCGCTGGGGTAGGAAGAACCTTTGCGGTCCTGAACTCCACCTTCTGCATCAATTCCATTTGTCACATCTGGGGCAGTCAGCCCCATGGGACCAAGGATTCCAGCCGCGACAGCTGGTTTGTTTCATTGATTACGTTCGGCGAGGGCTACCACAACTACCATCACATGTACCCCAGCGATTATCGTAACGGGCCCAGATGGTATGATTTCGACCCCTCAAAATGGCTCATTTACGGGCTGTACCGGCTCGGACTCGCCAGCGGACTTAGAACGGCATCGGCTGCGGCGGGAAACAACCTTTCACGCTAG